The Pseudomonas fluorescens genome includes a window with the following:
- a CDS encoding S8 family peptidase produces MPHLFPVLRALAIASASLLVGCLTIAEPSGVEPAVFETPEYHAQQGLAVVKASALYARGGTGQGVLVALIDSGLDTRLKEFEGRLSDPGFDYVENRPGTIDRIGHGTQMAGILAANKDDQGMHGIAFNARLIPFRFGDDNEPFFFDSEIAQSWQSGFDKGARLFNNSWANSIPATEINEARYNQVMPDSLAVARELVADGAVFVFPTGNELKREPLAEPGLPVALPELEKGWLAVVALKNDGSAINGKSNYCGVAAAWCIAVPGGDSGAQAGLLTVGKEGRYVQTAGTSPAAALVSGALAALQSLYPQLNPQQVREHLLATANRTGIYANSEAYGRGLMDLETASRRVPAPIAD; encoded by the coding sequence ATGCCACACCTGTTTCCCGTGCTACGCGCCCTGGCGATAGCATCCGCCTCACTGCTGGTCGGCTGCCTGACCATTGCTGAACCCTCCGGGGTGGAACCGGCCGTGTTCGAAACACCGGAGTATCACGCTCAGCAGGGCTTGGCCGTCGTCAAGGCCTCGGCGTTATATGCCCGTGGCGGCACTGGACAGGGTGTGCTGGTCGCACTGATCGATTCGGGGCTCGACACCCGCCTGAAGGAGTTCGAAGGGCGACTGAGCGATCCCGGATTCGATTACGTCGAAAACCGTCCAGGCACGATTGACCGCATCGGCCACGGCACGCAAATGGCCGGCATACTCGCCGCCAACAAGGACGACCAGGGTATGCATGGCATCGCGTTCAACGCTCGGTTGATCCCCTTTCGTTTTGGCGACGACAACGAGCCGTTTTTCTTTGACAGCGAAATCGCACAATCCTGGCAAAGCGGCTTCGACAAGGGCGCCCGCCTGTTCAACAACTCGTGGGCCAACTCCATCCCCGCCACCGAAATCAATGAGGCGCGTTACAACCAGGTCATGCCCGACTCTCTGGCCGTTGCTCGAGAACTGGTCGCGGACGGCGCCGTGTTCGTCTTCCCGACAGGTAACGAACTCAAGCGTGAGCCTTTGGCCGAACCAGGGTTGCCGGTGGCCTTGCCTGAACTGGAAAAAGGGTGGCTCGCGGTGGTTGCGCTGAAAAACGACGGCAGCGCGATCAATGGCAAATCCAACTATTGCGGCGTTGCAGCCGCCTGGTGCATCGCCGTACCTGGCGGCGACTCCGGGGCGCAGGCAGGCTTGCTCACGGTGGGCAAGGAGGGTCGTTACGTGCAAACCGCCGGCACGTCTCCAGCCGCAGCCTTGGTCAGTGGCGCACTGGCTGCGCTGCAAAGCCTTTACCCGCAACTCAACCCGCAACAGGTCCGCGAACATCTGCTGGCGACAGCCAACCGCACGGGCATCTATGCCAACAGTGAGGCCTATGGCAGGGGGTTGATGGATCTGGAGACGGCCTCACGACGAGTCCCCGCCCCCATAGCGGATTAA
- a CDS encoding RecQ family ATP-dependent DNA helicase: protein MHSTLEQVFGYPQFRPGQESAIGAVLAGRSAAAIFPTGSGKSLCYQLPALLLPHLTLVVSPLLALMQDQLAFLQRHGIASASIDSAQSRDEANDAMARARSGELKILMISVERLKNERFRNFLQQVPISLLVVDEAHCISEWGHNFRPDYLKLPDYQRQFNIPQVLLLTATATPKVIADMQAKFAIAAEDVVTTGFYRPNLNLLVEPVRGAHKRARLVQWLGERPGQPSIVYVTLQRTAEQIAEHLTQHGIGAEAYHAGLPHEQREAIQRRFMGGQSNCIVATIAFGMGIDKSDIRNVVHFDLPKSIENYSQEIGRAGRDGQPSDCLVLANRDSLNVLENFVYGDTPELEGIRRVLDELKAAAPDGQWEFLLGPLADQSNIRQLPLKTLLVQLELRRLIAPRYAYFAEYRFKLLTEPQELLERFEGERRDFVSAIIQTSSRARTWATVNFDGMYQQYHAERSRVVKALDYFQEKGWIELESKQMTEVYSVLETNVDTQVLGAELHAYFTRHERGEIARIHAMLELFATERCLGYRLAQYFGDDNAPQQCGHCSVCHGQVAQLPEPPSLPALVDKNFETLCGDFIHRHEEHTGNPPSAERLTRFLCAISVPLFTRLKARKIHGYAALEEYPYAEVRHWAQAHL, encoded by the coding sequence ATGCACAGCACCCTGGAACAGGTTTTCGGTTATCCACAGTTTCGCCCCGGTCAGGAGTCTGCCATCGGAGCAGTCCTGGCCGGTCGGTCGGCAGCGGCCATTTTTCCCACCGGTTCCGGCAAGTCCCTGTGTTATCAATTGCCAGCCCTGCTATTGCCGCATCTCACCCTGGTAGTCTCGCCATTGCTGGCGCTTATGCAGGATCAGTTGGCGTTCCTGCAACGTCACGGCATCGCGTCGGCCAGTATCGATTCGGCCCAGAGCCGTGACGAAGCCAACGACGCCATGGCGCGGGCCCGTTCGGGGGAGTTGAAGATCCTGATGATTTCCGTGGAGCGGCTGAAGAACGAGCGTTTTCGCAACTTTCTGCAGCAGGTGCCGATCTCGTTGCTGGTGGTGGACGAGGCCCACTGTATTTCAGAGTGGGGGCATAACTTTCGTCCGGACTACCTCAAGCTTCCCGATTATCAGCGCCAGTTCAATATTCCCCAGGTGTTGCTGTTGACGGCCACCGCGACACCCAAGGTCATCGCCGACATGCAGGCGAAGTTCGCCATCGCCGCCGAGGATGTGGTGACGACTGGTTTCTATCGGCCCAATCTCAACCTGCTGGTCGAACCCGTGCGCGGTGCGCACAAGCGTGCACGGCTGGTGCAATGGCTGGGCGAACGTCCCGGACAACCGAGCATCGTCTACGTCACCTTGCAGCGAACCGCCGAGCAGATAGCCGAACACCTGACCCAGCACGGCATCGGGGCCGAGGCCTATCACGCCGGTTTGCCCCACGAACAACGCGAAGCCATCCAGCGGCGGTTCATGGGCGGGCAGTCCAATTGCATTGTCGCGACCATTGCGTTCGGCATGGGCATCGACAAGAGCGATATTCGCAACGTGGTGCATTTCGACTTGCCCAAATCCATCGAAAACTACAGTCAGGAGATTGGCCGGGCCGGGCGGGACGGGCAACCGTCCGATTGCCTGGTACTGGCCAATCGCGACAGCCTCAACGTGCTGGAGAACTTTGTCTATGGCGATACTCCTGAGTTGGAGGGCATTCGTCGTGTGCTCGATGAGCTGAAGGCCGCCGCGCCCGATGGGCAATGGGAGTTTTTGCTGGGCCCCCTGGCGGACCAGAGCAACATCCGGCAGTTGCCGCTCAAGACGCTGCTGGTCCAGCTGGAACTGCGTCGGCTGATCGCGCCGCGTTATGCCTATTTCGCGGAGTACCGCTTCAAGCTCCTGACTGAGCCACAAGAACTGCTGGAGCGCTTCGAAGGCGAGCGAAGGGATTTCGTCTCGGCCATCATCCAGACCTCCAGTCGCGCCCGGACCTGGGCCACGGTGAATTTCGACGGGATGTACCAGCAGTATCACGCTGAACGCAGTCGCGTGGTCAAGGCACTGGATTACTTCCAGGAGAAGGGCTGGATCGAGCTGGAAAGCAAGCAGATGACCGAGGTGTACAGCGTGCTGGAGACGAATGTGGATACGCAGGTCCTGGGCGCCGAACTGCATGCTTATTTCACCCGGCATGAACGCGGTGAAATCGCGCGGATCCATGCCATGCTCGAGTTGTTCGCCACCGAACGTTGCCTCGGTTATCGATTGGCGCAGTATTTCGGCGATGACAACGCGCCGCAGCAGTGCGGTCATTGCTCGGTGTGCCACGGACAGGTCGCTCAATTGCCGGAACCGCCGTCGTTGCCGGCACTTGTGGATAAAAACTTCGAGACGCTGTGCGGTGACTTTATCCACAGGCATGAGGAGCACACCGGCAACCCACCTTCCGCCGAGCGCTTGACCCGGTTTCTGTGCGCGATCAGCGTGCCGTTGTTCACCCGGTTGAAGGCGCGAAAGATCCATGGATATGCCGCACTGGAGGAGTATCCGTACGCAGAGGTTCGCCATTGGGCTCAAGCGCACCTGTGA
- a CDS encoding DUF1493 family protein: MRLSPDFPDDPAMRQLMGLLHEEIGLPERKTIRLGTAINFDLGCDGADARHLMEALEERFAIDLVDYDAYRYFQPEGFDVFQKRRAKGRGNKMPLTIGMLYKAIKAQRWDTQEVENA, translated from the coding sequence ATGCGCCTCAGCCCAGACTTCCCCGACGACCCAGCCATGCGCCAACTCATGGGACTGCTCCACGAAGAAATCGGCCTGCCCGAGCGCAAGACCATTCGCCTGGGCACGGCAATCAATTTCGATCTGGGCTGCGATGGCGCGGATGCTCGGCATCTGATGGAGGCATTGGAGGAGCGGTTCGCCATCGATCTCGTCGACTATGACGCTTACCGCTACTTCCAGCCGGAAGGCTTTGACGTGTTTCAAAAGCGCAGGGCCAAGGGCCGTGGCAATAAGATGCCGTTGACCATCGGCATGCTCTACAAGGCCATCAAGGCACAACGATGGGATACGCAGGAAGTGGAAAACGCCTAG